ATAGTTCGGATTTTTGGATTTGAAACACTTCTGTCCAGACTCTTATTGTTCTTTTACCATTTGCTCATACATCTGATCATATTTTTTTGCACAATCTAAATCCAGCTCGGTCAGCCCTTTTGCATTCCAAGAAGTCAGCTTCATCGTGACCCTTTTATAATCAATGCTGATAAAAGGGTGGTGTTGAATTTCTTCAGAATACTCCGCGACTTGATTCACAAACTGGACCCCGGTTAAAAATTCTTTAAAGCGATACCGCTTTACAATGAATTTTTCATCTTCCAGTTTCCATCCATTAAGCTCAGCTACCCTCTGCTCTTTTTCTTCCTCAGGAATACGTGTTTCCACTAGCTTCTCCCCTTTCATTTAAGAACTTAACTTCATAAACTCTTCAAGATCCTTAAGCCCAAGTTCCAGGGCATGTTCCCAGAAATCCGGTTTCGTCAAATCAACATCTAAATGCTTTTCAGCAAGC
This Halobacillus salinarum DNA region includes the following protein-coding sequences:
- a CDS encoding 4a-hydroxytetrahydrobiopterin dehydratase, encoding METRIPEEEKEQRVAELNGWKLEDEKFIVKRYRFKEFLTGVQFVNQVAEYSEEIQHHPFISIDYKRVTMKLTSWNAKGLTELDLDCAKKYDQMYEQMVKEQ